The DNA segment CAAGCCTGACGCTGTTTTATAACTCTCGCATCTGGTCGCGGCACGGCAGCGCCATCACCTTTAACGCCGTGAATAGCTCGCCCTCGCCGGGCTTTTCTTTGAACTTCGGGCGCATTCTGACTTATGGCTCAGGGGCGAGCGCCAAGTATGTGTTGATTGACCCGGACGGCACCCGTCATTATCTGGGCACCGGCAGCGACACCACTTCGACGACTTATCAAACTACCGATGGCACACACATTACGTTTGTCGGCAGTAAATCGGCGGGCGGCAAACTCTATTTCAATAATGGCACCGCCGTGACCATCAGCGTCACCAACAATCGTTTATTACCGACCAAGATCAAAGATGCCAACGGCAATTATGTGTCTATCGGTTATAAAACCTACAACGGCTCGGCTCCGAATCAATTTCTCTGGCGGCAGGCGATTGATTACCTCACCGACTCGATGGGCAGATACTTGCAGTTCAACTATGACACCAACATGAATCTGTCGTCGATCACTGCGCCGAATTTCAGTACGGGAACACGAACGGTGGCGCAGTTCGATTACGAATGCCGTTCGATCAGCGCGAGTTTCAGCGGACTGACGGTGGAGAACGCGCCTAGCGGCAATATTCCGGTCTTAAAGCACGTCTATTTTCCCGCGACCAACACCGGTTACAAGTTCGATTATTCGGTCTATGGCATGGTTTACAAGGTGACCGGTCGCAAGGATATGAGCATCGATGCCAACCTGGTGATTGCTGACGGCACGGAAAAGAACTCAGTAGAATTTAACTATCCAACGACTGCTTCGTCGCTTACGGATGCGCCGTCATTTAGTCAACGCGCGGAAAGCGCGACCAGCGCCCCGACTGCCACTTATACTTATTCGTCAAGCGCCGGAAGCGGCACGGCGACCTACACCATCACGCGCCCCGATTCCTCAAAGTTATTGTTGACGCGCTCAACTACCGGTTCCAATGATGGCTTGATGACGGAAACCCAGATTCAGAATGCCTCAAGCGCGACGATGGCAAAGACCGAGTTCACTTATACGACCGATGGCGGCAGCAACAAACAGGTGCAGACGGTGACCAGCTCTGATGACGCCACGCCAACCGCCAATCAAATTAAGGTGGATTTCGATTACGATAGCTATGGCAACGTCACCAACACGCGCGAGTATGGTTATAAAATCAGTGGGGTGTTTCAAGTCCGCAGACGAACCCATGTGGTTTATAAAACCGACACTTCCTATCTCAATGCTTATCTGAGAAGTCTGGTGATTGAGACCGATGTTTATGATGCCTTGGAAAACACCAACGACAACGATGATTCGCTGTTGGCAAAGGCGACGTTTACTTACGATGATTATGCCTCAATGGGCGGCATGGAGGTTTATAGCGGACAAAGCGAAGCCCCCAATCACGATGCAACTTATGATGCGACCAAGACGGTGAGGGGCAATGTCACCGGCGTGACCCGTTACAAAGATGTGGGGGCGGGAACCAGCATCACCCGCAAGACCAAGTATGATAAATACGGCAATGTGGTGAAGCAGGAATTGGGTTGTTGCAATGAACAGACCTCGACGCTTGATGGCACCAATGCTTACACCGCGCCGGTATCGGTGACCAAAGGCACGGGCACAGGGGCGTTGACTTCGACGATGGAAGATGATTTCAACACCGGCTTGGTGATTAGCGCGACCGATCCGCGCGGCGAACAAACCACCGTCACTTATGATGCGGCATTAAGACCGGATGTGGCGACCTATCCGACGACCGCAACCAGCGACAATAGTTTCGATGACGCGAATTTGACGGCAAGCCAGACGGTCACCTATGACGAAGGCGCGAATACCAAAACGGTGACGACAAGCTATAGCTATGATGGTTGGGGCAGGGTTATCACCCAAACCCCGCCAGGCGTTGGAGCAGTAACCACGACCTATGATGCGATGGGACGAGTGTGGAAACGCAGCAATCCGTATCAAGCAGGCGTGAGTCCGACGCCGGAGACCGTCAATAGCTTCGATGCTCTGGGGCGAGCCACGCAAGTGAGCTTGCCGGGCGGCAACACCGTGCAGACCAGTTACAGCGGCGCGACGGTGACGGTGACCGATCAAGTGAACCGGCAGATGAAACGCGAGTTGGATGGGCTAGGCAGACTCATCAAAGTGACCGAGCAGGATGTGTCAAGCGGTTCACTCAATCAGGAGACCAGCTATTCGTATGATTTGCTCGACAATCTCAAAGAGGTCAATCAAGGCAGTCAATATCGCAAGTTCAAATACGATTCGCTCTCCCGAATGCTCTATGAAAAAATCCCCGAACAGACTGCCAGCATCAATGACGGCACGGGAACCTATTGGACAACGAAATACACCTACACGGATTTTGACGCGGTTGACACGAAGACCGATGCGCGCGGGGTGATTACCACATACTCCTATGACACGATGAATCGCTTAACCGGCATCAGCTACAACGTCGGGTCAAGCGGGGTTCCGGCAACGCCGAGTGTCAGCTACACCTTCGATAACGGAGCATCGAGTTCTACGATAGGCTTGTTGCTGTCGGTGAGTCTCAGCGGACAATCATCCGAGAGTTACAGCTATGATAGTTTTGGCAGATTATCGGGAATGACCGCGACCATCGGCGCGAAGAGTTACACCACGAGTTACAGTTTGAATGAAGCCGGACAAGCGACGCAGATGACTTATCCTTCGACTCGCGCCCTCAACCTCAGTCACGACGCTTACGGCAGGTTATTGAGCATCGTCAACAACTCAGACTCCACGAATTATTTATCGAGTGTGAGCTACACGGGCGCGGGACAGGTGTCGGGTTGGACGCTCGGCTCGAACATTAATGAGTCATTCGGCTATGACAGCAACCGCTTGCAACTGACCTCTCAGACCGTGACCCAAAACGGCTTCACGCGCCTGAGTTTGACCTACAGCTATGCGGCAAGTTCAGGACAAAACGGCAACGGGTCAACGGCTGGCAACAGCGGGCAGTTGATGAGCATCAGTGGCAGCATCAACGGAGCGACTGAATCGGCGAGTTACACTTATGACAATCTCGGCAGGCTTGTGACCTCCAATCAAACGACCAACTCAGTGTCGGCACAGCGGCGGTTTGTCTATGACCGTTGGGGCAACCGAACCAGTGTGTACGATGCGACGAGCGGCGGCACTCAAATTCAATCCATCTCACTGACGCAATCAGGCGGTGTGCCGACCAATCAAATCAGCAGTGTGACGACGAATGGCGGCAGCCCGGTGAGTTACACCTATGATGCCAATGGCAATGTCACCAATGATGGCTCGCACACCTATCAATACGACGCCGAGAATCGGGTGGTGAGTGTCGATAGCGGCGCGACGGCGACCTATGCTTACGATCATCAAAACCAACGTATCAAAAAAGTGGTCGGCTCGACGACGACACATTATGTCTGGCAAGGTGGGCAATGCATCGCCGAACATAATGGTTCAACCGGTACAGTGGTGACGGATTACATTTTCAGCGGGTCGCGAATGATTGCCAGAGAAAGCAGCGGCAGTCGCTTGTTCTTTTTGTACGACCGGTTGAGTGTTCGGGCGACGATTACGGATGGACAAGGCTCAATTCAAGGACGGCAAGCACACTTACCATTCGGCGAAGAGTTGAACACCAGCGGCACGACGGATAAACATAAGATGAACAGCTATGAGCGAGATACGGAGACCGGGAATGATTACGCGGTCAATCGCGACTATTCGGCGAATATTGGCAGATTTAATCAATCTGACCCTTATGAAGCCAGCGGCTATCTCATCAACCCGCAGAGTTGGAATCGCTATGCTTATGTGGAGAACAGTCCAGTGGATTGGATTGACCCTGAAGGCTTAAAAAAGAAGGGTGGAGGAGAGCCTAGGCAACCCTCTGTGTTAGCGGAATTTGAAGCATACAATCCCGGACTCGGTTTATCCTATGGGGATAGTGAATTTTCCGATGCCCCCACCTCTAGTGGTGAAGCGGCTGAACCAAAAGCAGATGATAGCCCAGAATTTAAAAATTTAATGGAGTTTTTAGAACAGGCGTCGGAAAATTGTAAAAAATGGGCAATTGATTTGGGTCTGTGGCAATTTCTTGAGGACTTCAAGAAAACAGGCAAGGTAGTTGATGCAAAATCTGCGTATGCTAGGACAACCCAGATGCCTGGAGCCCCCCGCGATACTACCTACTATAGGTTTTGGATGGATAACTACTTTGATTATGCAACAGGAAGGGATTATGCAGTTGCTGCGGCCCCAGGTTCGACAAATGGTTCTCCTTATGGGGGATTAATTTTACTTGGTAATAGTTATTATTACCCACAATTCGATAGTATGAAGTATCCATCAAGACAGTATCTACAAGATGCTGGTAATAACCTTGAGTTTTATCAAGCGATGGTTATGCTTCATGAATTAATGCATGTGAAAACTGCAAAAGGTCATGATCCTAATAAATCACCTGATGATTATAAGAAAGAAACGGGCTTTAATAATCCGGGAGAACTGATAAACTTTTTTAAAAATGATTGCAAATAAAGTTACTAACAAAAATATTATAATCAATTTGCCGCAGATAGGAGTGTTTCACTCATGAATTACTTACTAATTCATAGAGTGGGAGAGTGTTTTACGCATTAAAGTTCATATTGTTGAGCTCAATGTGCGACTCTTTTGGTTTGATGCTTCATAAGCCCTTTATTTTCAATGCTGGTGTTTTCGATTTTTTGGCACTGACCGGAAATCACAACCACAAACGGCTGAAAACAAAGCACGAAAAAAGAGTCGCACATTAGGTATTGTTGAATTAGCTGTCGCATAAAGTTGAGGTGAAGATGATCTACAAGGCTGTATTAGGTATTTTTTTAATTGTATTAATTATTGTGGGATTAAAGATGACTATTCCTATCGACTCACACAAGCAACAGGACATGAAATTAGATTTTCCTTTCGAGTTGGTTTGGGAGAAAAGCTTCAAGAGGCTAAGCACGGTAATTGTGAGAACAGGAATATTGATCTCCACGGAAGATTATTCTCAGGAAAAACTCCGCCGTCTCTTTACCAGCTATTCACGGAAACAATCAGATGTGAGTAAGATTTTAGATGTCTATGTTTATACTGATCGAGATAAAGCCAAGCGCGGGATGGAGCTGTTCTTTCCGAAAGTAGAACCTAAAAATGAAGAAGAGCCGATAGATTATCTTTATGATGCCAATTTTTGTAGGGATGGTGATGGCGGTTCATTGGGGTATCGAAACGAATGGTTCATCTACAAACAAGATATAAATGATTGGCAATCGAGGAAGACGGTTGTGCTCAAAGGCGATCCGAGAAATACCGGGCCTTTATTAAGCTCATCCAGGGATAAAGAAAAAACTTTAGAAATTTGGGAGACTGAAAACACGCCTTTCAAAATTAGTGTAACTGTCTTTGAAAGGGACGATCTTGAACCGCCACAAGTCTATTATAATTTTGAAGCGATAGATAAAAAATTCTTCTCTGGTGCCAATAGGGTAATAACCTTTATTTCTCCAAACAAAGTTGAAATTCCAAAGAATCAAATTCGCTTTGTAAACGACAAGGTAGGTTATTTTTATATGGGATGGCTTTATGCCGTTACCCTAGATGCTGGAACAACCTGGTCGGCTTGGGATGCTGAATTGGATTTAGAGAATTGGCAGTGTTGTGACGCGCAATTGATTGAAGAGGTCACCCTAGCTTTAGATGGAACAGGCAAAATGAAAATCAAACCCATAAAGCAGGGTTCCGGCTATATCTCGGAACTTTATACCGATGATTATGGAAAACATTGGAAAGTTAAGTGAATAATTAATTAAACCTCCTTGTGGATCATGGAAAAAGTTTCTGCTTTTGCAGCAAGTTGCAAGGATATCAAGAATGGATTCACGCCATTATACGAGAAACTGAAAATCAAAAATCAATTCGGCAACAGTATCACTATAATTTTTGGACAGTGAAAGTTGGACTACAAAAGATCGCAGCAATTTGATTTTTTCACCGGTGAAAATTTGCAGGGTTTTTGGACACCCTGCAATTCCCTTCCCCTGCCGGAAAACCACATAAATTTTGCTTTGTAAAAAATCTATTGAATCAGTCCTTGAGCCTCGTTAAAACTCATTTAGAACTGATTACCGAAAGCGAGACAGCAACCGTTGAACGGCGTTTATGAAGAGTTTGAACAGGAGCTTGAACTCTGGCGCGTAAAATATGCCAGCGCGCCGCGTCGTGAAATTTTGAAACTCTTTCTGCTTGCGCTCGAACGCGAAGAGATTGTCTCCATCGGCTATCGCGAAGAAGCCATTTTAAAACGCCTGCGGCAAATGCCGATTACCGAAGACGCGCGCGACCTCGTGCATCACGCGCTGCTCTGGTCATGGAAAGATGAACAGATGCACGCGATTTATATGCGCGGCGCGATTTTGAAATACGGCAGCCCCAGGCTTCGCCTGCTGGCATTCGCAAGTCAAATGGCGGGCGTCATCGGCGGTTGGGCAACCTCTGTGCGTCAACATGTGCGCTGGTCGCAAGCGCCGCTCTCAAGGCTCTGGGCAACCTGGATTACCTGGCTGGGATTTTTTGCAGGGAAAATTCCCGGACAGGTTCGCCGTCATCTCGATTACCGTTCATTTCGCGAATTCTGTCTATTCAACATCGATGCTGAACGCACCGCCTGGCTCTGTTTCAAACGCCTCGTCGAAATTCTCGAAAAACAAAACGAATTTGATACCAAAGTTATTGATGATTTTCGGCGCACGATGGAAGATGAAGACCGCCACAAACGTATCTTTGAAATTCTCGCCGCCGCCTTTGATGAAAACGATGAACTCGTAAACTCGGAAACCGCCGATACCCTTGCGCAAAAAATCGCCGAAGTCGGTGAAATTTTTTTACCACGCGCGCATCGCAAAAATTTCATTGCGCGCAGCCCGCTCGGAAGCGGCGGTGCGGTTTGCGTTTTGCAAGGCACAACCGCCGAAGAAAAAATCCCCCTCTTTCATCATCTGCTTGGTGAAGCAAAACTCAAACAAGCCCTTGAAGATCGCGCCACCCAACTTGGCAAAACGATTAACCAATTGCGAGTGACTATCAAACCCAATTTCATGCTCGGTTATTCGCAAAAAGACCAATCGGTCATCACCGACCCGGCGCTCATTGAACAACTCGCCCTCTATCTTCGCTCGCTTGGTTGCCGCGACATCACGGTTATCGAAGCGCGCAATCTGTATGACTTCTTCTATCAAAACCGTTCGGTCGAAACCGTCGCCCGCTATTTCAACATCACATCCAATAATTTCAAACTGGTTGATGCGTCCGCAGAACAAATCGCGCACGATTACCCGCGCGGTTTGGGGCAACGTACAGTGAGTCACACCTGGAAGGAATCCGATTTTCGCATCTCATTTGCGAAGCTATGCAGCCATCCCGTCGATATTGTTTTTCTCACCTTAAACAACGTGGAAACCCTGGGTGAGCCTTGCGATAAATTTATCTTCGTTGAGCGACAAGCGCACAAAGACACGGCGGTGATGATGTTGCTCGATCAGTTCCCGCCGCATTTCGCGTTGATTGATGCTTATGATACGGCGGCTGACGGATTGTTGGGAATGATCAGTTGCCCGCGTCCGAAACGACCTTGGCGATTTTACGCGGGACACGATGCGCTGGCGGTTGATATGGTGGCGTCGCGTCATATGGGCATTAAAGAAGTCCGTAACGTC comes from the Acidobacteriota bacterium genome and includes:
- a CDS encoding RHS repeat-associated core domain-containing protein, whose product is MASTTFNATTHVVTAPMSSVTSFFRWLFGGKPAQRHRETLNERLTRVASLQISPAKFVGYQGQSVVFSALPLDNNGQTVQGARLSWSSSDAEKLIVDDSGTATLLQPGQAQITCRAGVAEQSIPVLIRPGNRPTQTDADWDADQRSLTDSGVRIGSLAPLDKLMDKFMPTVNAQNNYCPTIGDSSDFGYDELYSESRNLVGNPRYRALEPTLLGNVQPEGSNFNMAMPLYGLSGRGLGASLTLFYNSRIWSRHGSAITFNAVNSSPSPGFSLNFGRILTYGSGASAKYVLIDPDGTRHYLGTGSDTTSTTYQTTDGTHITFVGSKSAGGKLYFNNGTAVTISVTNNRLLPTKIKDANGNYVSIGYKTYNGSAPNQFLWRQAIDYLTDSMGRYLQFNYDTNMNLSSITAPNFSTGTRTVAQFDYECRSISASFSGLTVENAPSGNIPVLKHVYFPATNTGYKFDYSVYGMVYKVTGRKDMSIDANLVIADGTEKNSVEFNYPTTASSLTDAPSFSQRAESATSAPTATYTYSSSAGSGTATYTITRPDSSKLLLTRSTTGSNDGLMTETQIQNASSATMAKTEFTYTTDGGSNKQVQTVTSSDDATPTANQIKVDFDYDSYGNVTNTREYGYKISGVFQVRRRTHVVYKTDTSYLNAYLRSLVIETDVYDALENTNDNDDSLLAKATFTYDDYASMGGMEVYSGQSEAPNHDATYDATKTVRGNVTGVTRYKDVGAGTSITRKTKYDKYGNVVKQELGCCNEQTSTLDGTNAYTAPVSVTKGTGTGALTSTMEDDFNTGLVISATDPRGEQTTVTYDAALRPDVATYPTTATSDNSFDDANLTASQTVTYDEGANTKTVTTSYSYDGWGRVITQTPPGVGAVTTTYDAMGRVWKRSNPYQAGVSPTPETVNSFDALGRATQVSLPGGNTVQTSYSGATVTVTDQVNRQMKRELDGLGRLIKVTEQDVSSGSLNQETSYSYDLLDNLKEVNQGSQYRKFKYDSLSRMLYEKIPEQTASINDGTGTYWTTKYTYTDFDAVDTKTDARGVITTYSYDTMNRLTGISYNVGSSGVPATPSVSYTFDNGASSSTIGLLLSVSLSGQSSESYSYDSFGRLSGMTATIGAKSYTTSYSLNEAGQATQMTYPSTRALNLSHDAYGRLLSIVNNSDSTNYLSSVSYTGAGQVSGWTLGSNINESFGYDSNRLQLTSQTVTQNGFTRLSLTYSYAASSGQNGNGSTAGNSGQLMSISGSINGATESASYTYDNLGRLVTSNQTTNSVSAQRRFVYDRWGNRTSVYDATSGGTQIQSISLTQSGGVPTNQISSVTTNGGSPVSYTYDANGNVTNDGSHTYQYDAENRVVSVDSGATATYAYDHQNQRIKKVVGSTTTHYVWQGGQCIAEHNGSTGTVVTDYIFSGSRMIARESSGSRLFFLYDRLSVRATITDGQGSIQGRQAHLPFGEELNTSGTTDKHKMNSYERDTETGNDYAVNRDYSANIGRFNQSDPYEASGYLINPQSWNRYAYVENSPVDWIDPEGLKKKGGGEPRQPSVLAEFEAYNPGLGLSYGDSEFSDAPTSSGEAAEPKADDSPEFKNLMEFLEQASENCKKWAIDLGLWQFLEDFKKTGKVVDAKSAYARTTQMPGAPRDTTYYRFWMDNYFDYATGRDYAVAAAPGSTNGSPYGGLILLGNSYYYPQFDSMKYPSRQYLQDAGNNLEFYQAMVMLHELMHVKTAKGHDPNKSPDDYKKETGFNNPGELINFFKNDCK
- a CDS encoding DUF362 domain-containing protein, which gives rise to MNGVYEEFEQELELWRVKYASAPRREILKLFLLALEREEIVSIGYREEAILKRLRQMPITEDARDLVHHALLWSWKDEQMHAIYMRGAILKYGSPRLRLLAFASQMAGVIGGWATSVRQHVRWSQAPLSRLWATWITWLGFFAGKIPGQVRRHLDYRSFREFCLFNIDAERTAWLCFKRLVEILEKQNEFDTKVIDDFRRTMEDEDRHKRIFEILAAAFDENDELVNSETADTLAQKIAEVGEIFLPRAHRKNFIARSPLGSGGAVCVLQGTTAEEKIPLFHHLLGEAKLKQALEDRATQLGKTINQLRVTIKPNFMLGYSQKDQSVITDPALIEQLALYLRSLGCRDITVIEARNLYDFFYQNRSVETVARYFNITSNNFKLVDASAEQIAHDYPRGLGQRTVSHTWKESDFRISFAKLCSHPVDIVFLTLNNVETLGEPCDKFIFVERQAHKDTAVMMLLDQFPPHFALIDAYDTAADGLLGMISCPRPKRPWRFYAGHDALAVDMVASRHMGIKEVRNVGLMQTSRHWFGDPSKRIEVVGSDEPLADWRSPYHNEWTTMLSMLAFPVYEFGSGRGASFVPEMDETAFPQIGRESLFLKLRRRSLQRFLGIRHPKSLER